Proteins from a genomic interval of Corynebacterium freiburgense:
- a CDS encoding ATP-binding protein, with product MNSDVNGQFRLAQIQLYNWGTFHGLHTVDIARAGHLITGASGSGKSTLIDAVSVVLVPPVTVRFNAAAQDSGTRSGRNLITYCRGAWRREHSSEFDELTQSYLRTGPQWSGVALTYNDGKGKVVTAIRLMFLSAQCHHPSDIVNLFLLFPRAADLSECEKIAKDELNLRQAKHTWPELLVVQRNHAPFMNALRKELGIADQGALTLLHRTQSAKSLGDLNALMRDFMLPEPPTLQTAAAAVEGFTELNAAYQAVQNSRLQIKALSPIRKANERIAETRKELELTSADRDHLERFITGHRLTEAEKKMLEVRACVTSVEEELTAAKQRVQHFQHERDQVRDLIQGREGLGLVNARHDHERAQARLIATQKERDAFEANAEVLDATVPETREGFIDMRLQVQELCEELEQSAKKYTNRRQELYGVHRVIQDRLLSLHKELSAVRAYQSAMDSELLAARDDICTTLDLQHNDLPFIAELIQVDPEEHRWQAVAERVMHDFARTMLVPEEHYAAFTDAVEEQNLKTKLNYVRLTGSDDPRNQAVFRAGTLATKIQVEPGRFHSWIQQQLALKFDYTCVDNMEEFRRQRRAVTHCGHVKHNTRQHEKDDRELLTDRTHWVLSTSNDDKIDALTSAIAAAQQRLAKADEDAAVFEENTNRDYESLRAGRQIIAVTDFSAIDIEACKFEVSRCQARIDELVDAEVELKELKRRFTVVEDELKQAMDNAEDLTSQRGGYLQEFRQSENLCHELQTMVEDFGELAQEIKERLNARFLNFTRSIRSDNILQVKDRVSKELNKQITKCNREIQQQERLAMEAMLGFLSRWPERSGDLVAEQSYRGDFAALLARLEEDDLPNFEARFREMLRDQTKQNLNKLLYQIQSAPREIRDAMELINESLSTTEFEPGAHLQIEAREALPAEARDFVAKLREVVDGVLNDEDALDSEERFLKLKEVIELLKISDESPERIYRLRLDTRKHVTFLGVELNLDGSRGAVYDSAEGLSGGQAQKLVFFCLAAALRYQLTGAGLSEARARSCVVGDCSRYGTVILDEAFDRADARFTRRAMDVFTKFGFHMVLATPEKMLQTVQDYIGGVTVVTCPDRKKSTTSQFLIQDAAEALEMDAPKEARVEPHSESSKERSKSEYSEQENIDEEIPAPEDLESESSGQSETNDAHERGKESNEDKVADQISEKERVRSG from the coding sequence ATGAATAGTGACGTCAACGGACAATTCCGATTAGCACAAATTCAGCTTTATAACTGGGGCACTTTCCATGGTTTGCACACCGTTGATATTGCGCGTGCAGGTCACCTGATTACCGGTGCTTCTGGCTCAGGTAAGTCAACGCTTATCGACGCCGTGTCAGTGGTTTTGGTGCCACCGGTTACGGTTCGTTTCAATGCTGCGGCCCAGGACTCTGGAACACGTTCGGGCCGTAACCTTATTACTTATTGCCGTGGTGCGTGGCGTCGAGAACACTCCAGTGAATTTGATGAGCTTACCCAGTCTTATCTCCGTACTGGCCCTCAATGGTCGGGTGTGGCCCTTACCTACAATGACGGAAAAGGCAAGGTTGTCACTGCTATTCGTTTGATGTTCTTAAGCGCGCAATGCCATCACCCGAGTGATATTGTCAACCTTTTTTTGCTTTTTCCACGTGCTGCAGATCTTTCCGAATGCGAAAAAATTGCCAAAGACGAGCTCAATCTACGCCAAGCTAAGCACACTTGGCCCGAATTACTCGTTGTACAGCGCAACCATGCGCCCTTTATGAATGCTCTGCGAAAAGAACTTGGCATTGCAGACCAAGGCGCACTTACATTGCTGCACAGAACACAATCAGCAAAATCCCTTGGGGACCTTAATGCCCTTATGCGGGACTTTATGCTCCCCGAACCACCTACGCTCCAGACAGCTGCCGCAGCGGTTGAAGGTTTTACAGAACTTAATGCTGCATACCAGGCAGTGCAAAACTCTCGGCTACAAATCAAAGCACTCTCCCCTATTCGGAAGGCAAACGAACGAATAGCTGAGACCCGCAAAGAGCTTGAACTCACCAGTGCGGATCGGGATCATCTAGAGCGCTTTATCACCGGGCACCGTCTCACCGAGGCTGAGAAGAAAATGCTGGAAGTGCGGGCGTGTGTAACCAGCGTTGAAGAAGAACTCACAGCCGCAAAACAGCGAGTTCAGCATTTCCAACATGAACGCGATCAAGTACGTGATCTGATCCAAGGCCGTGAAGGATTAGGTCTTGTAAATGCACGCCACGACCACGAACGCGCACAAGCCAGGCTAATAGCCACACAAAAAGAGCGCGACGCGTTTGAGGCAAATGCAGAAGTACTCGACGCGACAGTTCCTGAAACCCGTGAAGGGTTTATTGATATGCGCCTGCAAGTTCAAGAACTTTGCGAAGAACTTGAACAAAGTGCGAAGAAATACACTAACCGTAGGCAAGAACTCTATGGTGTGCACCGAGTAATCCAAGACCGGCTGCTTTCCCTACACAAGGAACTTTCAGCGGTGCGAGCTTACCAATCCGCAATGGATAGTGAGCTTTTAGCGGCACGGGATGATATTTGTACCACACTAGATTTGCAGCATAATGATCTTCCATTTATTGCAGAACTCATTCAAGTAGATCCTGAAGAGCATCGCTGGCAAGCAGTGGCTGAGCGGGTTATGCATGATTTTGCCCGCACAATGCTAGTGCCAGAAGAACATTACGCGGCTTTTACTGACGCAGTTGAAGAACAAAATCTAAAAACAAAACTAAACTATGTGCGGCTCACTGGGTCCGATGACCCTAGGAATCAAGCAGTATTCCGTGCTGGCACATTGGCGACAAAAATTCAGGTAGAGCCAGGAAGATTCCATAGTTGGATTCAACAGCAACTTGCTTTGAAATTTGACTACACCTGCGTAGACAATATGGAAGAATTCCGGCGGCAACGCCGAGCAGTAACTCATTGCGGGCACGTAAAACACAACACTCGGCAACATGAAAAAGACGACCGTGAATTGCTTACTGATCGCACACATTGGGTGCTGAGCACAAGTAACGACGATAAAATCGACGCACTTACGTCAGCGATTGCGGCCGCACAACAACGCCTTGCGAAAGCAGATGAAGATGCCGCAGTGTTTGAAGAAAACACGAACCGTGACTACGAATCGCTGCGTGCAGGTAGGCAGATCATTGCGGTTACGGATTTTTCCGCCATCGATATCGAGGCATGTAAGTTTGAAGTCAGCCGATGCCAAGCCCGGATAGACGAATTAGTAGACGCAGAAGTCGAGTTAAAAGAACTTAAACGACGATTTACTGTTGTGGAAGACGAACTCAAGCAGGCAATGGACAATGCCGAAGACTTAACAAGTCAGCGGGGTGGTTACCTGCAAGAATTCCGGCAATCGGAGAATCTTTGCCACGAACTTCAAACAATGGTTGAAGATTTTGGCGAGCTAGCACAAGAAATCAAAGAGCGCCTTAATGCCCGATTCCTAAACTTTACGAGGTCAATCCGGTCTGACAATATCCTCCAGGTAAAGGATCGTGTAAGTAAAGAGCTGAATAAACAGATCACGAAATGTAACCGCGAAATCCAACAACAAGAACGTCTTGCTATGGAAGCAATGCTTGGATTCCTCAGTCGTTGGCCGGAACGGTCTGGGGATCTTGTAGCGGAACAATCGTATCGAGGTGATTTTGCCGCACTATTGGCGCGCCTTGAAGAAGATGACCTGCCGAATTTTGAGGCTCGCTTCCGTGAAATGCTCAGGGATCAAACAAAGCAGAACCTAAACAAACTCCTTTACCAGATTCAAAGTGCTCCACGGGAGATTCGTGATGCGATGGAGTTGATCAACGAATCTTTATCGACAACCGAATTTGAACCTGGAGCACACCTGCAGATCGAAGCCCGCGAAGCACTACCAGCTGAAGCCCGAGATTTTGTGGCGAAACTGCGAGAAGTTGTCGATGGTGTTCTAAATGATGAAGATGCCTTGGATAGCGAAGAACGGTTCTTAAAACTCAAGGAAGTAATTGAACTACTTAAGATTTCGGATGAATCGCCAGAGCGGATTTATCGTTTGCGGCTGGATACCCGTAAACATGTAACTTTCCTGGGCGTCGAATTGAACCTGGATGGTTCCCGAGGCGCAGTTTATGACTCTGCAGAAGGTCTTTCAGGTGGTCAAGCGCAAAAGCTGGTGTTCTTCTGCCTGGCTGCCGCACTACGGTATCAATTGACTGGTGCGGGGTTAAGCGAAGCAAGAGCTCGTAGCTGCGTTGTTGGAGATTGTTCCAGGTATGGAACGGTGATCCTAGACGAAGCCTTTGACCGCGCTGACGCACGCTTTACCCGGCGAGCTATGGACGTGTTTACAAAGTTCGGCTTCCACATGGTGTTGGCTACACCGGAAAAAATGCTACAAACCGTACAGGATTACATTGGTGGCGTTACCGTGGTGACTTGTCCGGACCGCAAGAAATCCACAACAAGTCAATTCCTTATCCAAGATGCCGCGGAAGCTTTAGAAATGGACGCACCCAAAGAAGCACGAGTGGAGCCGCATTCGGAAAGTTCAAAGGAGCGATCCAAAAGCGAGTACAGCGAGCAAGAAAATATTGACGAGGAAATCCCAGCGCCGGAAGATCTTGAATCAGAATCCTCCGGTCAAAGTGAAACGAACGACGCTCACGAGCGCGGGAAAGAATCGAACGAAGATAAAGTAGCAGACCAGATTTCTGAAAAAGAACGTGTGCGAAGTGGGTAA
- a CDS encoding DUF4194 domain-containing protein → MTESKERSTTLREGDNGTLTAMQRQAFAALLQGPYVSAEQTPELFRTISANRELLAQQLDNLFLSLHVDDSAGVAYAKTWDVDVEGKTTLMRRTPLTLLESAILLHLRYALVMTSPSERAVVGEEEVFEAMLPYQEVSETEEAALREKFDAAWGKLIENSIIRPASTAGRFEISPVLRLIFKGEEISALTESYNRLIGENSVTLNENSEDDDE, encoded by the coding sequence ATGACGGAAAGCAAAGAACGTTCCACAACCCTGCGTGAGGGAGATAATGGCACGTTAACCGCAATGCAACGACAGGCGTTTGCTGCGTTGCTACAAGGGCCGTATGTATCGGCAGAACAAACACCAGAGCTTTTTCGAACGATCTCTGCAAACCGAGAGCTGCTTGCCCAACAACTCGATAATCTATTCCTTTCGTTGCATGTCGATGATTCTGCTGGGGTCGCTTATGCCAAAACATGGGATGTAGATGTTGAAGGAAAAACCACCTTAATGCGGCGTACACCCCTAACATTGCTGGAAAGTGCGATCCTATTGCATCTTCGATACGCGCTCGTAATGACAAGCCCGAGTGAGCGTGCAGTAGTCGGAGAAGAAGAGGTATTTGAGGCAATGCTTCCGTACCAGGAAGTTTCCGAAACTGAAGAAGCTGCATTGCGCGAAAAGTTTGATGCTGCGTGGGGCAAACTCATTGAAAACTCCATTATTCGCCCAGCTTCTACCGCGGGTCGTTTCGAGATTTCTCCTGTACTGCGATTGATTTTCAAAGGCGAAGAAATATCAGCGCTCACCGAGAGCTATAACCGATTAATCGGCGAAAATAGCGTGACCTTGAACGAAAACTCTGAGGACGACGATGAATAG
- a CDS encoding DUF1846 domain-containing protein, which produces MLQAIGFDRERYIEMQSQHINERRRAIGGKLYLEMGGKLFDDMHASRVLPGFTPDNKIAMLERIKDDLEIVVCINAKDLQRKKVRADLGIPYEEDVLRLVDAFREGGFLVEHIVLTQLEPENQAAFDFKDRLQRLGLKVACHRTIAGYPTDIRRIVSEEGFGRNDYVETTRDLVVVTAPGPGSGKLATCLSQVYHEHQRGVSAGYAKFETFPIWNLAIEHPVNLAYEAATVDLDDINLIDPFHLATYDKQVTSYNRDVEVFPLLKALLLQISGESPYESPTDMGVNMAGYCISDDEVCRAAAEQEIIRRYYHALVEERRSETDDTTLSDRVAMIMSKAGIDAANRNVVAPALALAQETGDPAAAMELPDGTIITGKTTELLGCSAAVVLNALKHLAGIDHGVDLLSPASIEPIQTLKTEHLGSRNPRLHTDEVLIALSVSAATDENARKALDKLQGLRGCDGHTTTILGSVDESIFRNLGVLVTSEPEYQKKSLYRKR; this is translated from the coding sequence ATGCTGCAAGCCATTGGGTTTGATCGCGAACGTTATATCGAAATGCAATCGCAGCACATTAACGAACGTCGCAGAGCAATCGGAGGCAAACTTTACTTAGAAATGGGTGGCAAGCTTTTTGATGATATGCATGCTTCCCGAGTTCTCCCAGGGTTCACTCCAGATAATAAAATAGCAATGCTGGAACGCATTAAAGACGATCTAGAAATCGTTGTGTGCATTAATGCCAAGGATCTGCAGCGCAAAAAAGTACGGGCAGACCTTGGCATTCCTTATGAAGAAGACGTATTGCGCCTTGTTGACGCGTTCCGCGAAGGTGGGTTTTTGGTCGAACACATCGTGCTTACTCAACTAGAACCCGAAAACCAGGCTGCTTTTGACTTTAAAGACCGACTGCAACGCCTAGGGCTTAAAGTTGCTTGCCACAGAACAATTGCGGGATATCCAACAGATATCAGGCGCATTGTGTCCGAAGAAGGCTTTGGGAGAAATGACTATGTGGAAACAACACGTGACCTTGTTGTAGTAACAGCCCCAGGCCCCGGCTCCGGGAAACTGGCCACCTGTCTTTCTCAGGTGTATCACGAACACCAGCGTGGAGTATCGGCAGGGTATGCCAAATTTGAGACCTTCCCAATTTGGAATCTTGCAATTGAGCACCCTGTGAATTTGGCCTATGAAGCCGCAACCGTGGATCTGGATGATATTAACCTGATTGACCCCTTCCACCTTGCGACCTACGACAAACAGGTAACAAGTTATAACCGTGATGTTGAGGTATTTCCGCTCTTAAAAGCACTCCTACTGCAGATTTCTGGGGAATCGCCCTATGAATCACCAACAGATATGGGCGTGAATATGGCTGGTTACTGCATCTCTGATGATGAAGTATGCCGCGCTGCAGCCGAACAAGAAATCATTCGCCGCTACTACCATGCCTTGGTGGAAGAGCGGCGGTCTGAAACAGATGACACCACCCTTTCAGACCGCGTGGCCATGATTATGAGCAAAGCAGGTATCGACGCCGCGAACCGCAATGTAGTTGCTCCCGCCTTGGCGCTAGCCCAAGAAACTGGTGATCCTGCCGCAGCGATGGAATTACCGGATGGCACGATTATTACTGGCAAGACAACAGAGCTTTTGGGCTGCTCTGCCGCAGTTGTACTCAATGCCTTAAAGCACTTGGCTGGGATTGATCATGGTGTGGATTTGCTCTCCCCCGCTTCCATTGAGCCGATCCAAACACTAAAAACTGAACATCTCGGATCTAGAAATCCAAGATTACACACAGATGAGGTACTTATCGCACTTTCTGTGTCAGCAGCAACTGATGAAAACGCGCGGAAAGCGCTTGATAAATTACAGGGATTGCGTGGCTGTGATGGGCACACTACAACAATCCTGGGCTCTGTAGATGAAAGTATCTTCCGTAACCTGGGAGTTTTGGTAACTTCCGAGCCTGAATATCAGAAGAAATCGTTATATCGTAAACGTTAG
- a CDS encoding Fpg/Nei family DNA glycosylase, whose product MPEGHVIHRLAAEIKTTFAGAPVQVTSPQGRFSAADSLDQTRIAQAEAWGKHLFILFDAPQPEHIIHIHLGLIGTLRFSPLAPPVGQVRLRIANDSVAADLRGPQWCRLITPEAMAQVTSKLGADPLRIDADYTATWHKVQRSSRSIGSLLMDQKLFAGVGNIYRAESLFRLGISPTRTGRDLLPKEFDELWADLVLLMQDGVRTGRIDTVRPQHTPEAMGREPRKDDHGGEVYVYRRSGEPCFICQTPISHSVYEGRNLFWCPSCQKLRE is encoded by the coding sequence ATGCCAGAAGGACACGTTATTCACCGCCTAGCCGCGGAAATTAAAACTACATTTGCAGGGGCTCCGGTGCAGGTCACATCTCCTCAGGGCCGCTTTTCAGCTGCGGATTCCCTTGATCAAACGCGTATTGCCCAGGCTGAAGCTTGGGGCAAACATCTTTTCATATTGTTCGACGCTCCACAGCCTGAGCACATTATCCATATTCATCTTGGCTTAATTGGCACCTTGCGTTTTTCACCGCTAGCCCCGCCAGTCGGTCAGGTCCGGCTGCGTATTGCTAACGATTCTGTAGCCGCAGACTTACGCGGACCTCAATGGTGCCGTTTAATTACGCCCGAAGCAATGGCGCAAGTTACCTCAAAGCTTGGAGCTGATCCATTGCGTATCGACGCCGACTACACCGCAACATGGCACAAAGTGCAACGTTCATCACGCTCTATCGGTTCGCTACTTATGGACCAAAAGCTGTTCGCTGGTGTGGGCAATATTTACCGAGCAGAATCGCTATTTCGCCTCGGCATTTCACCTACACGTACCGGCAGAGACTTGCTGCCAAAAGAATTTGATGAACTTTGGGCTGATCTCGTTCTACTTATGCAGGATGGGGTACGTACTGGGCGAATTGACACTGTCCGCCCTCAGCACACACCAGAAGCGATGGGTCGCGAACCTCGAAAAGACGATCACGGTGGAGAAGTTTATGTTTATCGACGTAGTGGCGAACCTTGCTTTATTTGTCAGACACCAATTTCACATTCCGTCTATGAAGGTAGGAATCTATTCTGGTGTCCCTCCTGCCAAAAGCTCAGGGAATAG
- a CDS encoding VanZ family protein, with product MVIAKLRLLNTSFVLYIVAVLALTLGKTWFTIGGLWKTGAHEKQSINLIPFEDFVTATTWFAPIFNLLGNIAMFLPFGLMLGLMLRLRKTRRNVIILVALAGLGFSFSLETLQYILKIGYSDMGDLLSNTAGAAAGARFALELVRKASRLIAQLMVYCVAVGAVVIFALLGMGPVLLEILPEWLHFAPKSGRSG from the coding sequence ATGGTGATTGCCAAACTTCGACTGTTAAATACATCATTTGTGCTGTATATCGTTGCGGTGTTAGCGCTTACGCTGGGAAAAACCTGGTTTACCATCGGTGGGTTATGGAAGACGGGGGCTCATGAAAAACAATCAATCAACTTAATTCCTTTTGAAGATTTTGTTACGGCCACCACTTGGTTTGCTCCGATTTTTAATTTGCTTGGAAACATTGCAATGTTTTTGCCGTTTGGCCTGATGTTGGGCTTAATGTTGCGGCTCCGGAAAACTCGAAGAAATGTAATTATCTTGGTGGCGTTGGCAGGTTTGGGTTTTAGCTTTTCGCTTGAAACTCTGCAGTACATCTTGAAAATTGGCTACTCAGACATGGGCGATCTTCTCTCAAATACTGCTGGGGCTGCAGCTGGCGCAAGGTTCGCGCTTGAGTTAGTGCGGAAAGCATCTCGATTGATTGCGCAACTAATGGTGTATTGCGTTGCGGTGGGCGCTGTGGTGATATTTGCTTTGTTGGGGATGGGGCCGGTATTGCTTGAAATCTTGCCAGAATGGCTTCATTTTGCGCCTAAATCTGGGAGATCGGGTTAA
- a CDS encoding DUF2752 domain-containing protein has translation MNTHTCNHEIETHESPAAPLAVAAGAVCGCFLLTLADPTTPGGPTPLCPTKSILGINCPGCGSARMLYSICHLDFPAAIHYNIVGVFGLILVAWSWVAWFARTLGKRIPKWNDWKHSSLAVGIVITVWFIVRLIPWEPFSLLQV, from the coding sequence ATGAACACCCACACTTGTAATCATGAAATAGAAACTCATGAATCACCAGCTGCACCATTAGCAGTTGCAGCTGGTGCGGTGTGTGGGTGTTTTTTACTTACATTGGCAGACCCAACAACGCCAGGTGGGCCCACTCCCCTATGTCCTACAAAGTCAATTTTGGGGATTAACTGTCCTGGTTGTGGCAGTGCCCGTATGTTGTATTCAATTTGCCACTTAGATTTTCCTGCTGCAATCCATTACAACATCGTCGGTGTATTCGGATTGATTCTAGTGGCTTGGAGCTGGGTAGCTTGGTTTGCCCGAACCCTTGGGAAACGTATCCCGAAGTGGAATGATTGGAAGCATTCCTCTCTTGCGGTGGGGATTGTTATTACTGTTTGGTTCATTGTTCGATTAATTCCTTGGGAACCTTTTAGTCTGTTGCAAGTCTAG
- a CDS encoding CD225/dispanin family protein, translated as MTNPFASDAAATGGQKPDNYLILTILSTIFCCLPIGAYSIYLSLQVDKLWQAGQYADAAQASENAKKFAIISAVVGIIVMVLYWVLSIFVFAGSAAVDTMEVE; from the coding sequence ATGACGAACCCATTCGCTTCGGATGCGGCCGCTACTGGTGGCCAAAAGCCGGATAACTACCTAATTCTAACCATCCTGTCTACTATTTTCTGCTGTCTTCCAATTGGCGCATACTCGATCTACCTTTCCCTTCAGGTAGATAAGCTGTGGCAAGCTGGGCAATATGCTGATGCTGCTCAGGCATCTGAAAATGCTAAGAAGTTCGCTATTATCAGCGCCGTTGTCGGCATTATCGTAATGGTCTTGTACTGGGTACTCAGCATTTTCGTATTCGCAGGCAGCGCCGCAGTAGACACAATGGAAGTTGAGTAA
- a CDS encoding CD225/dispanin family protein, translating to MAQPNNPYEQQRDYRQSHGAYGYGYGQQGQPGNPYNQNSYLHMDGQQQFLQQPPYTMGYQQGVQKPDNQMLWTILSVLFSVGVCMPFAIFGAIGMYFSSQVDKHWRMGFVDEAQRASRQAKRFAIIGVLLSIAVPVLYFVWIFTMIITQDSSSNIY from the coding sequence ATGGCTCAACCAAATAATCCCTACGAACAACAGCGCGACTACAGGCAGTCTCATGGCGCATATGGTTATGGCTATGGTCAACAGGGGCAACCAGGAAACCCCTACAATCAAAATTCATATTTGCATATGGATGGGCAACAACAGTTTCTCCAGCAGCCCCCATACACGATGGGGTATCAGCAGGGAGTCCAAAAACCGGACAACCAGATGTTGTGGACGATATTGTCGGTGCTTTTTAGTGTTGGAGTATGTATGCCATTCGCCATTTTTGGAGCGATTGGAATGTACTTTTCCTCGCAGGTAGACAAACATTGGAGGATGGGGTTTGTTGATGAGGCGCAGCGTGCCTCTAGGCAGGCCAAGCGTTTTGCAATCATTGGTGTTTTACTCTCGATTGCGGTACCTGTACTCTATTTTGTCTGGATTTTTACGATGATAATCACTCAGGATTCTTCCTCAAACATCTATTAA
- a CDS encoding CD225/dispanin family protein, whose amino-acid sequence MTNPYNPYDPNAQQPQFNQNFGAGMPGGMPGNGMMKPENYLIFTILSTIMCCLPLGAIGIYYSLQVDKCWEQGRVADAEAAGKKAKNFAIASCVSIVIFMVIYFIFIALVGFAGVASETGSSY is encoded by the coding sequence ATGACAAATCCGTATAACCCTTACGATCCAAATGCACAGCAGCCCCAATTCAATCAAAATTTCGGGGCTGGCATGCCAGGTGGAATGCCCGGTAATGGCATGATGAAGCCTGAAAATTACCTTATCTTTACCATCCTTTCGACAATCATGTGCTGCTTGCCGCTTGGCGCGATTGGTATCTACTACTCACTGCAGGTGGATAAATGTTGGGAGCAGGGGCGAGTGGCGGATGCCGAGGCTGCGGGTAAGAAGGCGAAAAACTTTGCGATCGCAAGTTGTGTAAGCATTGTTATCTTCATGGTGATTTATTTTATTTTTATCGCCTTGGTGGGATTCGCGGGTGTAGCTTCAGAGACTGGCTCTAGCTACTAA
- a CDS encoding DUF418 domain-containing protein has protein sequence MSSEGISSSFNKVEENCQSVPGKRILAPDLARGFTLLGIAVANVVDSWLPPPAVEGKIVNPNLVEAPAIDKFFVVFNAVFVHIRGLPMFATLLGYGIGLLTLSLTRREYPIKAAKRVLVRRYGVLALFGLVHMFFLYSGDIMFFYGIAGMLLAVMISWSDKRLLKIAAIGLCIFAFFICVFAVGYYMSLFDLPKGVEFGGTAAIPQSWLGYFLQGPTFLLFNLTNLPFELMSTGILIILGFLAARRGILSHPERHKRLLTWLVVVAAIVALVVGTPLGLVRIGMLPEEWAPLLMIMNGSLGLLTGPGIIAAVALASISLQRRLDSGEADGRPFTLPVFIEMIVALGRRSMTGYVLQSMILLPLVAPFLLNVLQYHGVAFSDFVGLSVWLITLCVAYLLEHCGKKGPLEALHRRLSYGKDGLRKKYMA, from the coding sequence GTGTCTTCGGAAGGAATATCGAGTTCATTTAATAAAGTCGAAGAAAATTGTCAATCTGTGCCAGGAAAAAGGATTCTCGCACCAGATTTAGCTCGGGGGTTCACATTGCTAGGTATTGCGGTCGCGAATGTCGTCGATTCTTGGTTGCCTCCTCCTGCAGTTGAAGGAAAAATAGTTAATCCGAATCTTGTTGAGGCGCCTGCGATCGATAAGTTTTTTGTGGTGTTTAATGCAGTATTCGTTCATATACGTGGGTTACCCATGTTTGCGACGTTGCTTGGTTATGGCATTGGATTGTTGACGTTGAGTTTGACCCGACGTGAGTATCCGATCAAAGCTGCTAAACGAGTATTGGTTCGAAGGTACGGCGTACTAGCACTTTTTGGATTGGTACATATGTTTTTCCTCTACTCAGGGGACATTATGTTTTTTTACGGGATCGCTGGGATGCTGCTTGCAGTTATGATCAGTTGGTCAGATAAAAGATTGTTAAAAATTGCTGCGATAGGTTTATGCATTTTTGCTTTCTTTATTTGTGTTTTTGCAGTGGGCTACTACATGTCACTGTTTGACTTGCCTAAGGGGGTTGAGTTTGGTGGGACTGCAGCAATTCCACAATCGTGGCTTGGTTATTTTTTGCAGGGGCCGACATTTCTACTATTCAACTTAACCAATCTGCCTTTTGAACTTATGTCCACAGGCATTTTAATAATTTTGGGTTTCCTTGCAGCTCGCAGGGGAATTTTGAGCCATCCAGAACGTCACAAGCGTTTGCTTACTTGGTTGGTAGTTGTTGCTGCAATCGTTGCACTAGTGGTTGGGACGCCTTTGGGATTAGTACGAATTGGGATGCTTCCTGAGGAGTGGGCGCCACTTCTTATGATTATGAATGGTAGTCTTGGTTTACTTACGGGGCCGGGGATTATTGCTGCAGTCGCCCTAGCTTCGATCTCTTTACAGCGACGACTAGATAGTGGTGAGGCTGATGGTCGTCCTTTTACGCTGCCAGTATTTATAGAAATGATCGTTGCGTTGGGTAGACGTTCGATGACTGGTTATGTCTTGCAATCTATGATTCTTTTGCCGTTAGTTGCTCCTTTTTTGCTTAATGTTTTGCAGTATCACGGAGTGGCTTTTTCAGATTTCGTAGGCTTGAGCGTCTGGTTGATTACACTTTGCGTAGCATATTTGCTTGAACACTGCGGGAAGAAAGGTCCGTTAGAAGCTCTCCACCGCAGACTCTCCTACGGTAAAGATGGACTGAGAAAAAAGTACATGGCTTAA